From Salvelinus fontinalis isolate EN_2023a chromosome 30, ASM2944872v1, whole genome shotgun sequence, one genomic window encodes:
- the LOC129829133 gene encoding pantothenate kinase 1-like isoform X3, with protein MDIGGTLVKLVYFEPKDITAEEEQEEVESLKSIRHYLTSNVAYGDTGIRDVHLELKNLTMCGRKGNLHFIRFPTQDMLGFIQMGRDKNFSSLHTTLCATGGGAYKFEDDFRTIANLELQKLDELDCLIHGLLYVDSVGFNGHPKCYFFENPSDPESENCVKRACCLDNPFPMLLVNIGSGVSVLAVYSKDNYKRVTGTSLGGGTFLGLCCLLTGCETFEEALEMAAKGDSSNVDKLVKDIYGGDYERFGLQGSAVASSFGHMMSKEKRVSISKEDLARATLVTITNNIGSIARMCAVNEKIERVVFVGNFLRINTVSTKLLAYAMDFWSKGQLKALFLEHEGYFGAVGAFLELLRITDDL; from the exons ATGGACATCGGCGGCACCCTGGTGAAGCTGGTTTACTTTGAGCCTAAGGACATCACGGCAGAGGAGGAGCAAGAAGAGGTGGAGAGCCTGAAGAGCATCCGCCACTACCTGACCTCCAATGTGGCCTACGGCGACACAGGCATCCGCGATGTCCACCTAGAGCTGAAAAACCTGACTATGTGCGGCCGGAAGGGCAACCTGCACTTCATCCGCTTCCCCACCCAAGACATGCTGGGCTTCATCCAGATGGGCAGAGACAAGAACTTCTCCAGCCTGCACACCACACTCTGTGCCACCGGCGGAGGGGCGTACAAGTTTGAGGACGACTTTAGGACG ATCGCCAACCTAGAGCTACAGAAGCTAGATGAACTGGACTGTCTCATCCATGGTCTTCTCTATGTGGACTCAGTGGGGTTCAATGGCCATCCAAAGTGCTACTTTTTTGAGAACCCCTCTGATCCCGAGAGTGAGAACTGTGTCAAGAGAGCGTGTTGCCTTGACAACCCCTTCCCCATGTTGTTGGTAAACATTGGCTCAGGGGTCAGCGTCCTGGCAGTCTATTCGAAGGACAACTACAAACGGGTCACAGGAACCAG TTTGGGAGGTGGTACTTTCCTAGGCCTGTGCTGCTTGCTGACTGGCTGCGAGACTTTCGAGGAGGCCCTGGAAATGGCAGCGAAGGGGGACAGCAGCAACGTGGACAAACTGGTGAAGGACATCTACGGAGGAGACTATGAACGCTTTGGTCTCCAGGGGTCTGCAGTTGCATCTAG TTTTGGTCATATGATGAGCAAGGAGAAGCGTGTCAGCATCAGTAAGGAGGACCTAGCCCGAGCCACTCTCGTCACCATCACCAACAACATTGGTTCTATTGCTCGTATGTGTGCGGTGAATGAG AAAATTGAAAGAGTGGTGTTTGTTGGGAATTTCCTGAGAATCAATACTGTGTCAACGAAGCTGCTTGCGTACGCCATGGACTTTTGGTCCAAAGGACAATTGAAAGCTCTCTTCTTAGAGCATGAG GGTTATTTCGGGGCCGTCGGTGCCTTCCTGGAACTACTGAGGATAACAGATGACCTTTGA
- the LOC129829133 gene encoding pantothenate kinase 3-like isoform X1, with amino-acid sequence MDNGKASDQKRTGACQENGLTNGFKPTQTDNGSCNVLGSNGTSSSGSGGCSSSSSSGGGCSHNGIENVHHLQEDAHNNGSPPKRCRLRRRMDSGKKNRPPFPWFGMDIGGTLVKLVYFEPKDITAEEEQEEVESLKSIRHYLTSNVAYGDTGIRDVHLELKNLTMCGRKGNLHFIRFPTQDMLGFIQMGRDKNFSSLHTTLCATGGGAYKFEDDFRTIANLELQKLDELDCLIHGLLYVDSVGFNGHPKCYFFENPSDPESENCVKRACCLDNPFPMLLVNIGSGVSVLAVYSKDNYKRVTGTSLGGGTFLGLCCLLTGCETFEEALEMAAKGDSSNVDKLVKDIYGGDYERFGLQGSAVASSFGHMMSKEKRVSISKEDLARATLVTITNNIGSIARMCAVNEKIERVVFVGNFLRINTVSTKLLAYAMDFWSKGQLKALFLEHEGYFGAVGAFLELLRITDDL; translated from the exons ATGGATAATGGCAAAGCATCGGATCAGAAAAGAACAGGCGCTTGCCAAGAGAATGGTTTGACAAATGGATTCAAGCCTACACAAACTGACAACGGGAGCTGCAATGTTTTAGGTTCAAACGGAACCAGTAGCAGTGGTAGTGgcgggtgtagtagtagtagtagtagtggtggtggttgtagccATAATGGAATTGAAAATGTCCACCATCTTCAGGAGGATGCCCATAATAATGGGTCGCCTCCAAAGCGGTGCAGACTCAGGAGAAGAATGGATTCTGGCAAAAAGAACCGACCGC CCTTCCCCTGGTTTGGGATGGACATCGGCGGCACCCTGGTGAAGCTGGTTTACTTTGAGCCTAAGGACATCACGGCAGAGGAGGAGCAAGAAGAGGTGGAGAGCCTGAAGAGCATCCGCCACTACCTGACCTCCAATGTGGCCTACGGCGACACAGGCATCCGCGATGTCCACCTAGAGCTGAAAAACCTGACTATGTGCGGCCGGAAGGGCAACCTGCACTTCATCCGCTTCCCCACCCAAGACATGCTGGGCTTCATCCAGATGGGCAGAGACAAGAACTTCTCCAGCCTGCACACCACACTCTGTGCCACCGGCGGAGGGGCGTACAAGTTTGAGGACGACTTTAGGACG ATCGCCAACCTAGAGCTACAGAAGCTAGATGAACTGGACTGTCTCATCCATGGTCTTCTCTATGTGGACTCAGTGGGGTTCAATGGCCATCCAAAGTGCTACTTTTTTGAGAACCCCTCTGATCCCGAGAGTGAGAACTGTGTCAAGAGAGCGTGTTGCCTTGACAACCCCTTCCCCATGTTGTTGGTAAACATTGGCTCAGGGGTCAGCGTCCTGGCAGTCTATTCGAAGGACAACTACAAACGGGTCACAGGAACCAG TTTGGGAGGTGGTACTTTCCTAGGCCTGTGCTGCTTGCTGACTGGCTGCGAGACTTTCGAGGAGGCCCTGGAAATGGCAGCGAAGGGGGACAGCAGCAACGTGGACAAACTGGTGAAGGACATCTACGGAGGAGACTATGAACGCTTTGGTCTCCAGGGGTCTGCAGTTGCATCTAG TTTTGGTCATATGATGAGCAAGGAGAAGCGTGTCAGCATCAGTAAGGAGGACCTAGCCCGAGCCACTCTCGTCACCATCACCAACAACATTGGTTCTATTGCTCGTATGTGTGCGGTGAATGAG AAAATTGAAAGAGTGGTGTTTGTTGGGAATTTCCTGAGAATCAATACTGTGTCAACGAAGCTGCTTGCGTACGCCATGGACTTTTGGTCCAAAGGACAATTGAAAGCTCTCTTCTTAGAGCATGAG GGTTATTTCGGGGCCGTCGGTGCCTTCCTGGAACTACTGAGGATAACAGATGACCTTTGA
- the LOC129829133 gene encoding pantothenate kinase 1-like isoform X2: MDNGKASDQKRTGACQENGLTNGFKPTQTDNGSCNVLGSNGTSSSGSGGCSSSSSSGGGCSHNGIENVHHLQEDAHNNGSPPKRCRLRRRMDSGKKNRPPFPWFGMDIGGTLVKLVYFEPKDITAEEEQEEVESLKSIRHYLTSNVAYGDTGIRDVHLELKNLTMCGRKGNLHFIRFPTQDMLGFIQMGRDKNFSSLHTTLCATGGGAYKFEDDFRTIANLELQKLDELDCLIHGLLYVDSVGFNGHPKCYFFENPSDPESENCVKRACCLDNPFPMLLVNIGSGVSVLAVYSKDNYKRVTGTSLGGGTFLGLCCLLTGCETFEEALEMAAKGDSSNVDKLVKDIYGGDYERFGLQGSAVASRKLKEWCLLGIS; the protein is encoded by the exons ATGGATAATGGCAAAGCATCGGATCAGAAAAGAACAGGCGCTTGCCAAGAGAATGGTTTGACAAATGGATTCAAGCCTACACAAACTGACAACGGGAGCTGCAATGTTTTAGGTTCAAACGGAACCAGTAGCAGTGGTAGTGgcgggtgtagtagtagtagtagtagtggtggtggttgtagccATAATGGAATTGAAAATGTCCACCATCTTCAGGAGGATGCCCATAATAATGGGTCGCCTCCAAAGCGGTGCAGACTCAGGAGAAGAATGGATTCTGGCAAAAAGAACCGACCGC CCTTCCCCTGGTTTGGGATGGACATCGGCGGCACCCTGGTGAAGCTGGTTTACTTTGAGCCTAAGGACATCACGGCAGAGGAGGAGCAAGAAGAGGTGGAGAGCCTGAAGAGCATCCGCCACTACCTGACCTCCAATGTGGCCTACGGCGACACAGGCATCCGCGATGTCCACCTAGAGCTGAAAAACCTGACTATGTGCGGCCGGAAGGGCAACCTGCACTTCATCCGCTTCCCCACCCAAGACATGCTGGGCTTCATCCAGATGGGCAGAGACAAGAACTTCTCCAGCCTGCACACCACACTCTGTGCCACCGGCGGAGGGGCGTACAAGTTTGAGGACGACTTTAGGACG ATCGCCAACCTAGAGCTACAGAAGCTAGATGAACTGGACTGTCTCATCCATGGTCTTCTCTATGTGGACTCAGTGGGGTTCAATGGCCATCCAAAGTGCTACTTTTTTGAGAACCCCTCTGATCCCGAGAGTGAGAACTGTGTCAAGAGAGCGTGTTGCCTTGACAACCCCTTCCCCATGTTGTTGGTAAACATTGGCTCAGGGGTCAGCGTCCTGGCAGTCTATTCGAAGGACAACTACAAACGGGTCACAGGAACCAG TTTGGGAGGTGGTACTTTCCTAGGCCTGTGCTGCTTGCTGACTGGCTGCGAGACTTTCGAGGAGGCCCTGGAAATGGCAGCGAAGGGGGACAGCAGCAACGTGGACAAACTGGTGAAGGACATCTACGGAGGAGACTATGAACGCTTTGGTCTCCAGGGGTCTGCAGTTGCATCTAG AAAATTGAAAGAGTGGTGTTTGTTGGGAATTTCCTGA
- the LOC129829134 gene encoding 5-hydroxytryptamine receptor 7-like has product MRSYLTKDLMKEFARTSMTTAGMDLRLLRAPQTTIAILPTLSFTENDTSCGEQILSHGNVEKVLIGGVLTVLTLFTICGNLLVVISVCFVKKLKQPSNYLIVSLAVADLSIAVAVMPFVSITDLIGGQWIFGQVFCNVFIAMDVMCCTASIMTLCVISIDRYLGITKPLTYPVRQSGRCMAKIVLSVWLLSASITLPPLFGWAQNVNDDKVCLITQDVGYTIYSTAVAFYIPMSVMLMMYYRIYRAAKVSAAKHTIQGFPKAEDERNSVDCVAAALKLQKEVEECASFSRLLKNDRKNISIFKREQKAAATLGIVVGAFSVCWLPFFLMSTARPFICGVECSCVPLWVERFLLWLGYANSLINPFIYAFFNRDLRTTYRNILLCRYRSINRKLSAASMHEAIKLAERPDLEI; this is encoded by the exons ATGAGATCATATTTGACCAAAGACCTGATGAAGGAATTTGCCAGGACCAGCATGACTACAGCGGGGATGGATCTGCGTTTGCTGAGAGCGCCCCAAACAACCATCGCAATTTTGCCAACTCTGAGCTTCACGGAAAATGACACCAGCTGCGGGGAGCAGATTCTTAGCCACGGGAATGTGGAGAAGGTGCTCATTGGAGGAGTTCTCACTGTGCTCACTTTGTTCACTATTTGCGGGAACTTACTAGTGGTGATATCCGTGTGCTTTGTGAAGAAGCTGAAACAGCCCTCCAATTATCTAATTGTCTCTCTGGCCGTGGCAGACCTGTCCATAGCCGTGGCGGTGATGCCCTTTGTCAGCATCACGGACCTCATCGGGGGGCAGTGGATCTTCGGACAGGTGTTCTGCAACGTTTTCATTGCCATGGACGTGATGTGTTGCACTGCTTCGATCATGACCCTGTGTGTAATAAGCATAGACAG GTACCTAGGCATAACGAAACCCTTGACCTACCCTGTGCGACAGAGTGGGAGATGCATGGCCAAAATAGTTCTGTCTGTGTGGCTGCTGTCTGCTTCCATCACCCTGCCCCCGTTGTTCGGCTGGGCCCAGAACGTCAACGATGACAAGGTGTGTCTGATCACCCAAGACGTGGGCTACACCATCTACTCCACCGCCGTTGCATTCTACATCCCCATGTCGGTGATGTTGATGATGTACTACCGCATCTACCGAGCAGCCAAGGTGAGCGCCGCCAAGCACACCATCCAAGGCTTCCCCAAGGCGGAGGACGAGCGCAACAGTGTTGACTGCGTGGCAGCGGCCCTGAAACTCCagaaggaggtggaggagtgTGCCAGTTTCTCTCGTCTGCTGAAGAACGACAGGAAAAACATCTCCATCTTCAAGCGGGAGCAGAAGGCGGCCGCCACGTTGGGGATCGTTGTGGGGGCCTTCTCTGTCTGCTGGCTGCCCTTCTTCCTGATGTCCACGGCCAGGCCCTTCATCTGTGGGGTAGAGTGTAGCTGCGTTCCCCTCTGGGTGGAACGGTTTCTCCTCTGGCTGGGCTACGCCAACTCCCTCATCAACCCATTCATCTATGCCTTCTTCAACAGGGACCTGAGGACCACCTACCGTAACATCTTGCTCTGCAGGTACAGGAGCATTAACCGCAAACTCTCCGCCGCCAGCATGCACGAGGCCATCAAACTGGCTGAGAGACCAGATCTGGAGATCTAG